The Funiculus sociatus GB2-C1 genomic sequence GAAATTGGATCGAAGTTTTCCGGGAACTCGGTGGTAGCATCGTAGAAAACTCCTTGAAGGTTGGTTCCCATTAGATTTGCTCCCCTTAGATTTGCCCCAGACAAATCGGCTTTACTCAGATTCGCCCCGCTCAAATCTACAGCCTGTAAATTAGCTTTTTGGAGCGATACATTGGGAGCAATCAAGTATGCTCCTGAAGCCGTCGGGTCAAAATCTTGGGGAAAGCGAGTAGCTGGGTTGTAGAGAACTTGCTGTAAGTTGGCTCCGATTAAATTAGCCCCAGTTAGGTCGGCGCGTCTCAGGTCAGCTCCGGTGAGATTAGCGTCGCACAGATTCGCATTTTCCAGCTTAGCCGCTTTAAGATTAGCCCTAGTGAGATTAGTTTTACTTAGGTTGGCTGCACTCAAAGATGCCCCACTCAGGTTAGCATTTGGCAAATCTAGCTGTTGCAAATCAACTCCCACAAGGGAAGTACAAGGAGCAATTAAGAACGCTCCGGCTTGATGTGGCTCAAAATCTTTAGGAAATCGCGTCTGCTGGTTGTAACAAGCTCCAACTAGGTTAGCTGTTGCTAAATCGCTACCACTTAAATCAGCATCAGTCAGATTTGCTTGAGCTAAATCAGTTTTTCGCAAAGAGGCTCCCACCAAGCAGGCGGCGCGAAGATTAGCTTTGCACAGCTTACTATTGTTGAGATTTGCTTGAGCTAAATTAGCTCCCACTAACTCAGAAAAAGGCGCGATTAAGTATGCTTTAGCAGTATTTGGCTCAAAATCGCTGGGAAACTGAGTTTCCTGGTCGTAGAGAACTTGGGCTAATTGTGCTTGTTGCAGGTTGGCTTGGCTGAGGTTGGCGCCTCTGAGGTCTGCTGCAATTAAACTCGCTCCTGCAAGGTTGGCGTGTTGCAGGTTAGCTTCCCTGAGATTGGTTTGATTTAATATTGTGGCGCTGAGGTTAGCGTGTTGCAGGTTTGCCTTGCTGAAGTTGGCTTGGGTTAAGTTAGAGGATGCAAGGTTGGCTTGTGGTAGATTGGCTGCTGGTAAGTCTACCCCTACTAAATGGACTTTAGGAGCGATTAAGTACGCTCCTGCTGAAATTGGATCGAAGTTTTCCGGGAACTCGGTGGTAGCATCGTAGAAAACTCCTTGAAGGTTTGTCTGTTGCAAGTTAACTTCTTGCAAAGAAGCTCCACTCAAATTTGCTCCCAGCAGACTTGCTTCTAATAAGAATGCCCCACTCAAAGAAGCCCCATTCAAATTTGCTCGATTCAAAGAAGCCCCATTCAAATTTGCTCGATTCAAAGAAGCCCCATTCAAATTTGCTCGATTCAAGTTTGTCTTAACTAAATTTGCTTCACTTAGATTTGCTCTACATAAATTGGCATTTCTTAGGTCTGCCCAACATAAGATTGTATCAGTCAAATTTGCTTCACTTAGGTCGGCTCTAACTAGATTCACCTCAATTAGAGCCGACCCACTCAAATTGCTCCCAGTTAATTTTGCTTCAGCCAAAATCGCCTGACATAGGGTTGCCTGATTCATAATTGCCTCAGTTAAATCAACTTTACTGAGGTCTGCATCATTTAGGTTGGTACCACTTAGATTGACCTTACGAAAATCCCGTTCGCCTAGAGAATATCGTTTCAGTACTGCGTTTCTACTGTTATATTCAGGCATTGTTTCTCAAAATCGCTGAAACTAAAAAATATGCGAGCGAAATTTGCCTGTTGTACTAAGGAAGCCAAGACCAAACTTCAACTTGGATGAAGCGGGCAATTGGACGAGTAAACGCCACAATGACTGGCTTTGTCCCTCCATTGACCTTGGCATAACCAGACATTCCGGTTTTCAAAAGTCTCTGGGAATCGGAATTGGGGATTTCTACATTAACCTTGACAACTTGTGTGGCGGGTTGGCTAGGTTCATCGGTAGCAATCGGTTCAATAGAAACTATTTTTCCCCATATAGGTTTATCGGGATATGCTAAAAGCTTAATTTCCACCTGATTGCCAACTGCAAATTCACCTATGTTATCTTCTGGAATCGATATCTGACCGATAAAGTTGCGATCGTTCTCAGCCACAGCAAACGTATCGCCTTCCTTTAGGTAAGTACCTAGTTTTTGCCCAAGATACGAAGTGGTTAAATGACCATCAATGGGCATTAGTAGCTTGGTCGTTTTTAGTTGCTCATTAGCATATTTCAATTGTTGTTGTACCCGATTCAGATTAGCGCGAGCAGCTTTAACATCCCGACGAGCAGCTTCTATTTCATCTGGAGGCGCTCCACTCAAAACTACCTGGAGATCGGCTTCTGATTTCTCTACATCTTTTTGCTTTCTGGCGATAATATCGCGCATTGCTTCTGTATTGATGCGGTCTGTTTCCGCCTGTTTTTGTGCCTCTTCCAGTAATTGTAAAGAATAAGCCCCTTGTTTATATAAACCTTCAAAACGTGCAGCTTGACGAGCGCTAAACTGGGCTTTGGTCATGGCAACTTCTAGCTGCCTTTTAGAAACTTCTACTTCTTGTTTAGCAACTTCTAGTTCTTTTTTTGCCACTTCTACTTCTTGTTTGCTGGGAGTATTTAGCAGTTGATTGACTTTATCTTGCTGCTTTTCCAGAACGGCTTGCTGTTCGTTTACTTGCTGCTGCAATGTTAAGATGCTGTTATTTAGATCGGTTGATTCCATTGTGGCAATTACGGTTCCGGATTTGATCAATTTACCGTTGCCGCCCTCAAAGAATACTTTGGTAATTTTTCCAGAAATTGGGGCTTGAATTTTTGCTTGTGCAGGAGGCATTAACTGAATGGGGCCACCTGGTTTGTAGGGGTAGGGCAAGAAAAGGACAATGCCTAAGCCAACAAGAAGTAAAATTTTGACTAAGTTATTTGTTTTGAAACGGGTTTTCTTGGCTATGTGTAAGTGTGCCTTTTCCGGTACATTTACTTCACGATCAACTACGGGAGAGGGATTCGGATTTTTGCCTTTTTGCGTCATCCTTGACCATTTTTTGCTCGTCCAATATAAGGTCATTGATGCGATCGCGCCGATAAAGATGAATCTGGTACTTCTACCGAAAATATCTGGGTAACTTAGTACTAGCCCTTTGGCAGTAGAAAAAACTACTTTTGTCATCAGGTAGAACCAAAAAGATATGATGACCAGCGCATATAGTAGTAAACTCCACTTCTGACCGGAGGATATTGTTGTTGGCAAGGAGCGACCCTGGATTGTAAACATAAAGGTTTGCAAAGCTCGCTGAAACAACTGGGGGGGAAGCTTAAAAAGAAGAACAAAAAATCTATAACCTTCACCCCAAATAGGAAGGATAAGTATCAAGAAGCC encodes the following:
- a CDS encoding HlyD family secretion protein; the protein is MYKVSQTRLRQDLIVTFTTNKETDSKIHLIKDPISGETFEFGEEEYFLCQSINGISTTSQIIAAFKSRFDLSITENDFNQFAEQITSYGLLEPCDTPVFSSSSSLVSFQETDDFVQPDISKESVEKSQEEKVNQKPRTQKVEHLKEFRWKLFNPDPLYTFVAKFLRPFGWFFKALIWLLIPGVPLALLIYFKEQYAIWQDIKTFSVPEAYFVKILVNMMSINIISRLIQGIVCTALGGTVKEFALQLRFGILPRFQNDRRGYRQLSRRGQLWTIASPLLARLFFFVIGTFIWYCTHGTGTSLPLMGLFFAQAGLFGFLILILPIWGEGYRFFVLLFKLPPQLFQRALQTFMFTIQGRSLPTTISSGQKWSLLLYALVIISFWFYLMTKVVFSTAKGLVLSYPDIFGRSTRFIFIGAIASMTLYWTSKKWSRMTQKGKNPNPSPVVDREVNVPEKAHLHIAKKTRFKTNNLVKILLLVGLGIVLFLPYPYKPGGPIQLMPPAQAKIQAPISGKITKVFFEGGNGKLIKSGTVIATMESTDLNNSILTLQQQVNEQQAVLEKQQDKVNQLLNTPSKQEVEVAKKELEVAKQEVEVSKRQLEVAMTKAQFSARQAARFEGLYKQGAYSLQLLEEAQKQAETDRINTEAMRDIIARKQKDVEKSEADLQVVLSGAPPDEIEAARRDVKAARANLNRVQQQLKYANEQLKTTKLLMPIDGHLTTSYLGQKLGTYLKEGDTFAVAENDRNFIGQISIPEDNIGEFAVGNQVEIKLLAYPDKPIWGKIVSIEPIATDEPSQPATQVVKVNVEIPNSDSQRLLKTGMSGYAKVNGGTKPVIVAFTRPIARFIQVEVWSWLP
- a CDS encoding pentapeptide repeat-containing protein; translation: MPEYNSRNAVLKRYSLGERDFRKVNLSGTNLNDADLSKVDLTEAIMNQATLCQAILAEAKLTGSNLSGSALIEVNLVRADLSEANLTDTILCWADLRNANLCRANLSEANLVKTNLNRANLNGASLNRANLNGASLNRANLNGASLSGAFLLEASLLGANLSGASLQEVNLQQTNLQGVFYDATTEFPENFDPISAGAYLIAPKVHLVGVDLPAANLPQANLASSNLTQANFSKANLQHANLSATILNQTNLREANLQHANLAGASLIAADLRGANLSQANLQQAQLAQVLYDQETQFPSDFEPNTAKAYLIAPFSELVGANLAQANLNNSKLCKANLRAACLVGASLRKTDLAQANLTDADLSGSDLATANLVGACYNQQTRFPKDFEPHQAGAFLIAPCTSLVGVDLQQLDLPNANLSGASLSAANLSKTNLTRANLKAAKLENANLCDANLTGADLRRADLTGANLIGANLQQVLYNPATRFPQDFDPTASGAYLIAPNVSLQKANLQAVDLSGANLSKADLSGANLRGANLMGTNLQGVFYDATTEFPENFDPISAGAYLIAPKVHLVGVDLPAANLPQANLASSNLTQANFSKANLQHANLSATILNQTNLREANLQHANLAGASLIAADLRGANLSQANLQQAQLAQVLYDQETQFPSDFEPNTAKAYLIAPFSELVGANLAQANLNNSKLCKANLRAACLVGASLRKTDLAQANLTDADLSGSDLATANLVGACYNQQTRFPKDFEPHQAGAFLIAPCTSLVGVDLQQLDLPNANLSGASLSAANLSKTNLTRANLKAAKLENANLCDANLTGADLRRADLTGANLIGANLQQVLYNPATRFPQDFDPMASGAYLIAPNVSLQKANLQAVDLSGANLTKANLTKANLCGAKLSGAILLGVNLSGANLRGADLSGAILKGADLSKSNLTNANLRAVDLKQVILEGAVMPDGTIHE